From Scatophagus argus isolate fScaArg1 chromosome 10, fScaArg1.pri, whole genome shotgun sequence, a single genomic window includes:
- the LOC124066413 gene encoding coiled-coil domain-containing protein 85A-like isoform X3, with the protein MEKGAQQQQQQQLSKSAESPAEDISKINDEELLKWSKEELVRRLRRTEAEKRGVIVEHGNLMREVNRRLQQHLNEIRSLKDINQKLQEDNQELRDLCCFLDDDRQKGKRVSREWQRLGRYSAGLMRKEVAIYLQKLKELEQRQVEVIRENLELKEVCLMLEEERAAAVAGGGGGGVGGQGGPGRRSSIDSQSSLSQIGGGVPGPGLLRDVGDGSSTSSAGSTDSPDNPHLKPSPQGSNASPGSGSRPGDVCESTGRRHSSTPEYHTFPQSCRPRGGSLTNLDPRGLRGHSLEKHSKSPTRLPCDSHPKPCSSDLLAQKQLLMSGQASSGCGKGSAKSSPELSQRHKPFHTAGAGCGSPEAKQAVMGTPEHLRKGRVIVGSPESIRRHHHYQYSPGVDHGKGRYSSGSPDRDGGQRRTTGEDMTPHHQSLYNALISAGCCTNSCRSVNLWERNL; encoded by the exons ATGGAGAAAGgcgcacagcagcagcagcagcagcagctgtccaAAAGCGCAGAGAGTCCGGCGGAGGACATCTCTAAAATAAACGACGAGGAGCTGCTGAAGTGGAGTAAAGAGGAGCTGGTGCGACGGCTGCggaggacagaggcagagaagagggGCGTCATCGTGGAGCATGGCAATCTGATGCGGGAGGTGAACCGGAGactccagcagcatctgaaTGAAATACGTAGTTTGAAG GACATAAACCAGAAACTGCAGGAGGACAACCAGGAGCTGCGGGACCTGTGCTGCTTCCTGGATGATGACCGACAAAAAGGGAAACGGGTGTCGCGGGAGTGGCAGCGTCTCGGTCGCTACAGCGCAGGCCTGATGAGGAAGGAGGTGGCCATCTACCTGCAGAAGCTAAAGGAGCTGGAGCAGCGGCAGGTGGAGGTCATCCGGGAGAACTTGGAGCTTAAGGAGGTGTGCCtcatgctggaggaggagagggctgctgctgtggctggcgggggaggtggaggtgtgggTGGGCAGGGAGGCCCTGGCCGCAGGAGCTCCATCGACAGTCAGAGCAGCTTGTCTCAGATAGGTGGAGGTGTCCCAGGACCTGGCCTGCTGCGGGATGTTGGCGATGGCAGCAGCACCTCCAGTGCAGGGAGTACGGATAGCCCAGATAACCCACACCTCAAACCTTCTCCCCAAGGCTCCAATGCCAGCCCTGGATCTGGGTCAAGACCAGGAGATGTGTGTGAATCCACAGGCAGGAGGCACAGCTCTACCCCAGAGTACCACACCTTCCCCCAGTCCTGTCGCCCCCGTGGGGGCTCCCTCACTAACCTGGACCCTCGTGGCCTTCGGGGACACAGCCTAGAGAAACACAGCAAGTCACCCACCAGGCTACCATGTGACTCCCACCCCAAACCCTGCAGCTCTGACCTACTAGCCCAAAAACAGCTATTGATGTCAGGGCAGGCATCATCAGGCTGTGGGAAGGGCTCAGCTAAATCAAGCCCAGAGCTGAGTCAGAGACACAAGCCATTTCACACAGCAGGGGCAGGCTGTGGGAGTCCTGAGGCCAAGCAGGCAGTGATGGGGACGCCTGAGCACCTAAGGAAAGGGAGGGTGATCGTTGGTAGTCCAGAGTCTATACGCCGCCACCATCACTATCAGTACAGTCCCGGGGTGGATCATGGCAAGGGGAGGTATAGCAGTGGCTCCCCCGACAGGGATGGGGGTCAGAGGAGGACAACAGGAGAGGACATGACCCCCCACCACCAGAGTCTGTACAACG
- the LOC124066413 gene encoding coiled-coil domain-containing protein 85A-like isoform X2, producing the protein MEKGAQQQQQQQLSKSAESPAEDISKINDEELLKWSKEELVRRLRRTEAEKRGVIVEHGNLMREVNRRLQQHLNEIRSLKDINQKLQEDNQELRDLCCFLDDDRQKGKRVSREWQRLGRYSAGLMRKEVAIYLQKLKELEQRQVEVIRENLELKEVCLMLEEERAAAVAGGGGGGVGGQGGPGRRSSIDSQSSLSQIGGGVPGPGLLRDVGDGSSTSSAGSTDSPDNPHLKPSPQGSNASPGSGSRPGDVCESTGRRHSSTPEYHTFPQSCRPRGGSLTNLDPRGLRGHSLEKHSKSPTRLPCDSHPKPCSSDLLAQKQLLMSGQASSGCGKGSAKSSPELSQRHKPFHTAGAGCGSPEAKQAVMGTPEHLRKGRVIVGSPESIRRHHHYQYSPGVDHGKGRYSSGSPDRDGGQRRTTGEDMTPHHQSLYNALISAGCCTNSCRSVNLWESFDSS; encoded by the exons ATGGAGAAAGgcgcacagcagcagcagcagcagcagctgtccaAAAGCGCAGAGAGTCCGGCGGAGGACATCTCTAAAATAAACGACGAGGAGCTGCTGAAGTGGAGTAAAGAGGAGCTGGTGCGACGGCTGCggaggacagaggcagagaagagggGCGTCATCGTGGAGCATGGCAATCTGATGCGGGAGGTGAACCGGAGactccagcagcatctgaaTGAAATACGTAGTTTGAAG GACATAAACCAGAAACTGCAGGAGGACAACCAGGAGCTGCGGGACCTGTGCTGCTTCCTGGATGATGACCGACAAAAAGGGAAACGGGTGTCGCGGGAGTGGCAGCGTCTCGGTCGCTACAGCGCAGGCCTGATGAGGAAGGAGGTGGCCATCTACCTGCAGAAGCTAAAGGAGCTGGAGCAGCGGCAGGTGGAGGTCATCCGGGAGAACTTGGAGCTTAAGGAGGTGTGCCtcatgctggaggaggagagggctgctgctgtggctggcgggggaggtggaggtgtgggTGGGCAGGGAGGCCCTGGCCGCAGGAGCTCCATCGACAGTCAGAGCAGCTTGTCTCAGATAGGTGGAGGTGTCCCAGGACCTGGCCTGCTGCGGGATGTTGGCGATGGCAGCAGCACCTCCAGTGCAGGGAGTACGGATAGCCCAGATAACCCACACCTCAAACCTTCTCCCCAAGGCTCCAATGCCAGCCCTGGATCTGGGTCAAGACCAGGAGATGTGTGTGAATCCACAGGCAGGAGGCACAGCTCTACCCCAGAGTACCACACCTTCCCCCAGTCCTGTCGCCCCCGTGGGGGCTCCCTCACTAACCTGGACCCTCGTGGCCTTCGGGGACACAGCCTAGAGAAACACAGCAAGTCACCCACCAGGCTACCATGTGACTCCCACCCCAAACCCTGCAGCTCTGACCTACTAGCCCAAAAACAGCTATTGATGTCAGGGCAGGCATCATCAGGCTGTGGGAAGGGCTCAGCTAAATCAAGCCCAGAGCTGAGTCAGAGACACAAGCCATTTCACACAGCAGGGGCAGGCTGTGGGAGTCCTGAGGCCAAGCAGGCAGTGATGGGGACGCCTGAGCACCTAAGGAAAGGGAGGGTGATCGTTGGTAGTCCAGAGTCTATACGCCGCCACCATCACTATCAGTACAGTCCCGGGGTGGATCATGGCAAGGGGAGGTATAGCAGTGGCTCCCCCGACAGGGATGGGGGTCAGAGGAGGACAACAGGAGAGGACATGACCCCCCACCACCAGAGTCTGTACAACG
- the LOC124066413 gene encoding coiled-coil domain-containing protein 85A-like isoform X1 yields the protein MEKGAQQQQQQQLSKSAESPAEDISKINDEELLKWSKEELVRRLRRTEAEKRGVIVEHGNLMREVNRRLQQHLNEIRSLKDINQKLQEDNQELRDLCCFLDDDRQKGKRVSREWQRLGRYSAGLMRKEVAIYLQKLKELEQRQVEVIRENLELKEVCLMLEEERAAAVAGGGGGGVGGQGGPGRRSSIDSQSSLSQIGGGVPGPGLLRDVGDGSSTSSAGSTDSPDNPHLKPSPQGSNASPGSGSRPGDVCESTGRRHSSTPEYHTFPQSCRPRGGSLTNLDPRGLRGHSLEKHSKSPTRLPCDSHPKPCSSDLLAQKQLLMSGQASSGCGKGSAKSSPELSQRHKPFHTAGAGCGSPEAKQAVMGTPEHLRKGRVIVGSPESIRRHHHYQYSPGVDHGKGRYSSGSPDRDGGQRRTTGEDMTPHHQSLYNGRHRVTLKLLSCISVHKQSMTHKQNVVEFRYNYTRILFKNNLAD from the exons ATGGAGAAAGgcgcacagcagcagcagcagcagcagctgtccaAAAGCGCAGAGAGTCCGGCGGAGGACATCTCTAAAATAAACGACGAGGAGCTGCTGAAGTGGAGTAAAGAGGAGCTGGTGCGACGGCTGCggaggacagaggcagagaagagggGCGTCATCGTGGAGCATGGCAATCTGATGCGGGAGGTGAACCGGAGactccagcagcatctgaaTGAAATACGTAGTTTGAAG GACATAAACCAGAAACTGCAGGAGGACAACCAGGAGCTGCGGGACCTGTGCTGCTTCCTGGATGATGACCGACAAAAAGGGAAACGGGTGTCGCGGGAGTGGCAGCGTCTCGGTCGCTACAGCGCAGGCCTGATGAGGAAGGAGGTGGCCATCTACCTGCAGAAGCTAAAGGAGCTGGAGCAGCGGCAGGTGGAGGTCATCCGGGAGAACTTGGAGCTTAAGGAGGTGTGCCtcatgctggaggaggagagggctgctgctgtggctggcgggggaggtggaggtgtgggTGGGCAGGGAGGCCCTGGCCGCAGGAGCTCCATCGACAGTCAGAGCAGCTTGTCTCAGATAGGTGGAGGTGTCCCAGGACCTGGCCTGCTGCGGGATGTTGGCGATGGCAGCAGCACCTCCAGTGCAGGGAGTACGGATAGCCCAGATAACCCACACCTCAAACCTTCTCCCCAAGGCTCCAATGCCAGCCCTGGATCTGGGTCAAGACCAGGAGATGTGTGTGAATCCACAGGCAGGAGGCACAGCTCTACCCCAGAGTACCACACCTTCCCCCAGTCCTGTCGCCCCCGTGGGGGCTCCCTCACTAACCTGGACCCTCGTGGCCTTCGGGGACACAGCCTAGAGAAACACAGCAAGTCACCCACCAGGCTACCATGTGACTCCCACCCCAAACCCTGCAGCTCTGACCTACTAGCCCAAAAACAGCTATTGATGTCAGGGCAGGCATCATCAGGCTGTGGGAAGGGCTCAGCTAAATCAAGCCCAGAGCTGAGTCAGAGACACAAGCCATTTCACACAGCAGGGGCAGGCTGTGGGAGTCCTGAGGCCAAGCAGGCAGTGATGGGGACGCCTGAGCACCTAAGGAAAGGGAGGGTGATCGTTGGTAGTCCAGAGTCTATACGCCGCCACCATCACTATCAGTACAGTCCCGGGGTGGATCATGGCAAGGGGAGGTATAGCAGTGGCTCCCCCGACAGGGATGGGGGTCAGAGGAGGACAACAGGAGAGGACATGACCCCCCACCACCAGAGTCTGTACAACGGTAGGCACAGGGTAACTCTTAAACTCTTATCTTGTATTTCAGTTCATAAGCAATCCATGACCCATAAGCAGAACGTTGTTGAATTTAGATACAATTACACTagaatattgtttaaaaataacttgGCTGATTGA